In Nyctibius grandis isolate bNycGra1 chromosome 28, bNycGra1.pri, whole genome shotgun sequence, a single genomic region encodes these proteins:
- the PIGT gene encoding GPI transamidase component PIG-T: MMAAAALLLLLVAAGPGRAGAGRDALREELLLSPLPAGDVAATFQFRTRWDADLQRGAVSHYRLFPKALGRLVAALGVRELHLALTQGFWRTRAWGQPPLQAPAGAELWVWFQPTVTDVDKAWKELSNILSGIFCASLNFIDSTNTVTPTASFKPLGLANGTDHRLLRYAVLPREVVCTENLTPWKKLLPCGSKAGLAVLLKAERLFHSSYHSQAVHIRPVCRDASCLAVSWELRQTLTVVFDSFSSGQGKKDWSLFRMFSRTLTDACPLASQSKVYVDISPKNKENELLEVTPPPASVHEAVVQGDKRTYAVYDLLSPSLFNTSRSLNVQLKWKRPQDSSELPTPILHAQRYVSGYGLQTGEISTLVYNTHPYRAFPVILLETVPWYLRLYVHTLTIITKGKENKPSYIHYQPAQDRRRPHLLEMLIQLPANSVTKITIQFERALLKWTEYPPDPNHGFYVGSSVLSALVPSVIAMKAVDVEQSPLFASLFPSSDGSSYFVRLYTEPLLVNLPTPDFSMPYNVICLTCTVVAVCYGSFYNLLTRTFHVEEPSRDGLAKRLANIIRKFRGVPPL; this comes from the exons atgatggcggcggccgcgctgctgctgctgctggtggcggcggggcccgggcgggcgggcgcggggcgggacGCGCTGcgggaggagctgctgctgagcccgCTGCCCGCCGGCGACGTGGCCGCCACCTTCCAGTTCCGCACGCGGTGGGACGCCGACCTGCAGCGGGGCGCCG TCTCTCACTACAGGCTCTTCCCGAAGGCGCTGGGGCGGCTGGTGGCGGCGCTGGGTGTGCGGGAGCTCCACCTCGCCCTCACCCAGGGCTTCTGGCGCACCCGGGCCTGGGGGCAGCCACCCCTGCAGGCACCCGCCGGCGCTGAGCTCTGGGTCTGGTTCCAGCCCACCGTCACCGA TGTTGACAAAGCCTGGAAAGAACTGAGTAACATCCTCTCAGGAATATTCTGTGCTTCTCTCAACTTCATTGACTCGACCAACACAGTCACTCCAACAGCATCCTTCAAACCCCTGGGCTTGGCCAACG GGACAGATCACCGTCTCCTGCGATACGCTGTCCTGCCCCGGGAGGTCGTCTGCACAGAGAACCTCACGCCTTGGAAGAAGCTGCTCCCGTGTGGCTCAAAG GCTGggcttgctgtgctgctgaaggCCGAGCGCTTGTTCCACAGCAGCTACCACTCGCAGGCAGTGCACATCCGCCCCGTCTGCAGG GATGCCTCCTGCCTGGCTGTGTCCTGGGAGCTCAGACAGACCCTCACTGTGGTCTTTGACAGCTTTTCCAGCGGCCAAGGAAAGAAAG ACTGGTCCCTCTTTAGGATGTTCTCTCGCACACTTACCGACGCCTGTCCTCTGGCTTCGCAGAGCAAAGTCTACGTTGACATCTCCCCTAAGAACAAG GAAAATGAGTTACTGGAAGTGACCCCCCCTCCTGCATCTGTACACGAAGCTGTTGTCCAGGGAGACAAGAGAACCTATGCCGTCTATGACCTGCTCAGCCCCTCGCTCTTCAATACATCTCGCAGCCTCAATGTGCAGCTGAAGTGGAAGCGGCCCCAAGACAGCT cGGAACTGCCCACACCCATCCTCCACGCTCAGCGCTACGTGAGTGGGTACGGGCTGCAGACCGGGGAGATCAGCACCCTCGTCTACAACACGCACCCGTACCGGGCTTTCCCCGTGATCCTGCTGGAGACTGTGCCCTGGTACCTGCGACTCTACGTGCACACCCTGACTATCATCacgaaggggaaggaaaacaagccaA GTTACATCCACTACCAGCCAGCTCAGGACCGGAGACGGCCTCACCTCTTGGAAATGCTGATCCAGCTGCCAGCCAACTCTGTCACCAAGATCACAATCCAGTTTGAGAGGGCCTTACTGAAGTGGACAGAGTACCCACCCGACCCCAATCACGGCTTTTACGTAGG CTCATCTGTGCTTAGTGCCCTGGTGCCCAGCGTCATTGCGATGAAGGCCGTGGACGTGGAGCAGAGCCCTCTCTTCGCCTCGCT GTTTCCCTCCTCCGATGGCTCCAGCTATTTCGTGCGCCTGTACACAGAGCCGCTGCTGGTGAACTTGCCGACGCCAGACTTCAGCATGCCCTATAACGTTATCTGCCTGACCTGCACCGTGGTGGCCGTGTGCTACGGCTCCTTCTACAACCTGCTGACCAGAACGTTTCACGTGGAGGAGCCGAGCCGGGACGGGCTGGCCAAGCGGCTGGCGAACATCATCCGCAAATTCAGGGGGGTGCCCCCCCTCTGA
- the DBNDD2 gene encoding dysbindin domain-containing protein 2, with product MSGPGAQSRSRRLPADMEQAQRSLEAEQMQQQQLKLRDRQKFFEEVFQHDVDFFFPMSHLQIEHRRPPLGSISSMEVNVDMLEQMDMMDLSDQDTVDVFLGCGTEESSVAGPLPGADAGQCPEEITLQVPSEAESKSRISSTSSASTDLDTSEEGAETPVVQSDEEDLQEDSPKEQEARS from the exons GGGCCCGGGGCGCAGAGCCGCAGCCGGCGGCTACCCG CCGACATGGAGCAGGCGCAGCGGAGCCTGGAGGCAgagcagatgcagcagcagcagctgaaactaCGGGACCGGCAGAAGTTCTTTGAGGAGGTTTTCCAGCATGACGTGGATTTCTTCTTCCCTATGTCTCACCTGCAGATAGAGCATCGGAGAC CCCCCTTAGGCAGCATTTCCTCCATGGAGGTCAACGTGGacatgctggagcagatggaCATGATGGACCTGTCAGACCAGGACACTGTGGACGTGTTTCTGGGCTGTGGGACAGAGGAGAGCAGTGTTGCTGGGCCCCTGCCAG GGGCAGATGCCGGCCAGTGCCCAGAGGAAATCACCCTGCAAGTGCCCAGCGAAGCCGAGAGCAAGTCACGCATTTCCTCCACGTCCTCTGCCTCTACGGATCTGGACACCAGCGAGGAGGGGGCCGAGACCCCCGTGGTGCAGTCGGATGAGGAGGACCTGCAGGAGGACAGTCCCAAAGAGCAGGAGGCAAGAAGCTAG